The Streptomyces sp. NBC_00691 genome has a segment encoding these proteins:
- a CDS encoding ROK family protein produces MRHVIALDVGGTGMKAALVGADGTLLHEARRATGRDRGPEAVVETILGFAAELRALGQERYGEPAAAAGVAVPGIVDAENGIAVYAANLGWHDVPMRELLSGRLDGIPVALGHDVRTGGLAEGRIGAGNGADRFLFVPLGTGIAGAIGIGDRIEAGAHGYAGEIGHIVVRPGGTVCGCGQRGCLERYASASAVSQAWAEASGDPKADAADCAKAVESGDAAALRIWQDAVDALADGLVTALTLLDPRTLIIGGGLAEAGETLFTPLRAAVEERVTFQKLPAIVPAALGDTAGCLGAGLLAWDLLADQSPQRPTDSEVSA; encoded by the coding sequence GTGAGACACGTCATCGCCCTGGATGTGGGCGGCACAGGCATGAAGGCCGCCCTCGTCGGGGCGGACGGCACCCTGCTCCACGAGGCCCGCCGAGCCACCGGACGCGACCGCGGTCCCGAGGCCGTCGTGGAGACGATCCTCGGCTTCGCCGCCGAGCTCCGCGCCCTCGGCCAGGAGCGGTACGGCGAGCCCGCGGCGGCCGCGGGAGTCGCCGTCCCCGGCATCGTCGACGCGGAGAACGGCATCGCCGTCTACGCCGCCAACCTCGGCTGGCACGACGTTCCCATGCGCGAACTCCTCAGCGGCAGACTCGACGGCATCCCCGTCGCCCTCGGCCACGACGTCCGCACCGGCGGCCTCGCCGAAGGCCGCATCGGCGCGGGCAACGGCGCCGACCGCTTCCTCTTCGTGCCCCTCGGCACCGGCATCGCCGGCGCCATCGGCATCGGCGACCGCATCGAGGCCGGCGCCCACGGCTACGCCGGCGAGATCGGCCACATCGTCGTCCGCCCCGGCGGCACCGTCTGCGGCTGCGGCCAGCGCGGCTGCCTGGAGCGGTACGCCTCCGCCTCCGCCGTCTCCCAGGCCTGGGCAGAGGCGAGCGGCGACCCGAAGGCCGACGCCGCCGACTGCGCCAAGGCCGTCGAGTCCGGCGACGCCGCCGCCCTCAGGATCTGGCAGGACGCCGTCGACGCCCTCGCCGACGGCCTGGTCACGGCCCTCACCCTGCTGGACCCCCGCACGCTCATCATCGGTGGCGGACTCGCCGAGGCCGGGGAAACCTTGTTCACACCACTTCGGGCCGCGGTGGAGGAGCGAGTCACGTTCCAGAAGCTGCCCGCCATCGTCCCGGCGGCCCTCGGGGACACCGCCGGATGCCTGGGCGCGGGCCTCCTCGCCTGGGACCTGCTCGCCGACCAGAGCCCCCAGCGCCCCACCGACTCGGAGGTTTCCGCCTGA
- a CDS encoding ABC transporter substrate-binding protein: MDEAVERRRFLGWTAAVAVLGMTATVSGCGSLGGDSGDVTLRLVAADYDLTGGDTTKKYWADLVTAFEAGHPGVKVEVQVESWDDVDRKVAEMVKADKAPDIAQIGAYADYAAADQLYAADELLSIPVQSNFLAPLVEAGEHKRTQYGMPFVASTRPLFYNKALFAEAGAKPPTTWAELAEAADKLKDDGVRTPFALPLGPEEAQAEALMWMLSGGGGWTDGTDHYAVDSDANIKTFDWLKNNLVAKGLTGPVAPGKLNRKAAFAAFANGEVGMLNGHPSLLKEAAKKGVQVGQVPLPGVDGQAEAAMGVADWIMGFKQNGHRKEIGDFLNFVFSDENVLKFAGDNDLLPVTVTASTRMETEPEHANLRVFLKTLPESQLPPVGKTSWAEVSENVKQNIGKAVTPAGVPSQVLGAIGRAATAAESAE, from the coding sequence GTGGATGAAGCCGTGGAGCGGCGACGATTTCTTGGATGGACCGCGGCCGTCGCCGTACTCGGAATGACCGCCACGGTCTCCGGCTGCGGATCCCTCGGAGGCGACTCCGGCGATGTGACCCTGAGACTGGTCGCGGCCGACTACGACCTCACCGGCGGCGACACCACCAAGAAGTACTGGGCCGACCTCGTCACCGCCTTCGAGGCCGGACACCCCGGAGTCAAGGTCGAGGTGCAGGTCGAGTCCTGGGACGACGTCGACCGCAAGGTCGCCGAGATGGTCAAGGCCGACAAGGCCCCCGACATCGCGCAGATCGGCGCCTACGCCGACTACGCGGCCGCCGACCAGCTCTACGCCGCCGACGAGCTCCTCTCCATACCCGTCCAGTCCAACTTCCTCGCGCCGCTCGTCGAGGCCGGGGAGCACAAGCGGACCCAGTACGGGATGCCGTTCGTCGCCTCCACCCGGCCGCTGTTCTACAACAAGGCCCTCTTCGCCGAGGCCGGCGCCAAGCCCCCCACCACCTGGGCCGAGCTGGCCGAGGCCGCCGACAAGCTGAAGGACGACGGTGTCCGCACCCCCTTCGCGCTGCCGCTCGGCCCCGAGGAGGCCCAGGCCGAGGCCCTGATGTGGATGCTCAGCGGCGGCGGCGGCTGGACCGACGGCACCGACCACTACGCGGTCGACTCCGACGCCAACATCAAGACCTTCGACTGGCTCAAGAACAACCTGGTCGCCAAGGGCCTCACCGGCCCCGTCGCCCCCGGCAAGCTCAACCGCAAGGCCGCGTTCGCCGCCTTTGCGAACGGCGAGGTCGGCATGCTCAACGGCCACCCCTCGCTCCTCAAGGAAGCCGCCAAGAAGGGCGTCCAGGTCGGCCAGGTCCCGCTCCCCGGCGTCGACGGCCAGGCCGAGGCCGCCATGGGCGTGGCCGACTGGATCATGGGCTTCAAGCAGAACGGTCACCGCAAGGAGATCGGCGACTTCCTCAACTTCGTCTTCAGCGACGAGAACGTCCTGAAGTTCGCCGGTGACAACGACCTCCTGCCGGTCACCGTGACCGCCTCCACGCGCATGGAGACCGAGCCCGAGCACGCCAACCTGCGCGTCTTCCTCAAGACCCTCCCGGAGAGCCAGCTCCCGCCGGTCGGTAAGACGTCCTGGGCCGAGGTCAGCGAGAACGTCAAGCAGAACATCGGCAAGGCCGTCACCCCGGCCGGAGTCCCCTCCCAGGTCCTCGGGGCGATCGGACGCGCGGCGACGGCGGCGGAGAGCGCCGAGTAG
- a CDS encoding DUF3263 domain-containing protein: MTEERETADSGDEGGLGEREQALLAVERRSWPGPGAKERAVRESLGLSPTRYYQLLSALLDDPRALVHDPVTVNRLRRVREEKRRRR; this comes from the coding sequence ATGACCGAGGAGCGGGAGACGGCGGACAGCGGCGACGAGGGCGGGCTCGGTGAGCGTGAGCAGGCTCTCCTCGCCGTCGAGCGCCGCTCCTGGCCCGGCCCCGGCGCCAAGGAGCGCGCGGTCCGCGAGAGCCTGGGGCTCTCCCCGACCCGCTACTACCAGCTGCTCAGCGCCCTCCTGGACGATCCCCGGGCCCTCGTCCACGATCCGGTGACGGTGAACCGGCTGCGGCGGGTGCGGGAGGAGAAGCGGCGGAGACGGTGA
- the otsB gene encoding trehalose-phosphatase: MVSLPHPTTSAGRDGLAALLARPAKAVVALDFDGTLAEIVPDPEQARAHPGAVEALAALAPEVASVAVVTGRPAGVAVRYGGFAGVPGLEHLVVLGHYGAERWDALTGTVRAAAPHPGVASVRAELPGFLDRAGAWPGVWIEEKGRAVAVHTRRALDPEGAFEALKGPLGDLATHHGLVLEPGRMVLELRPPGMDKGVALEEYVREVGAGSVLYAGDDLGDLPAFAAVEKLRSDGTPGLLVRSGSTEVPELTDRADLAVAGPSGVVDFLAALAAAVREG, translated from the coding sequence ATGGTCAGCCTCCCGCACCCGACCACATCCGCCGGCCGTGACGGTCTGGCCGCGCTTCTCGCGCGGCCCGCGAAGGCCGTCGTCGCCCTCGACTTCGACGGCACGCTCGCCGAGATCGTCCCCGACCCCGAACAGGCACGCGCCCACCCCGGCGCCGTCGAGGCGCTCGCCGCCCTCGCCCCCGAGGTCGCCTCCGTCGCCGTCGTGACCGGCCGCCCCGCCGGGGTCGCCGTCCGCTACGGCGGCTTCGCCGGTGTCCCCGGCCTGGAGCACCTCGTCGTCCTCGGCCACTACGGCGCCGAACGCTGGGACGCCCTCACCGGTACGGTCCGGGCAGCCGCCCCGCACCCGGGCGTCGCCTCCGTCCGCGCCGAGCTCCCCGGCTTCCTCGACCGGGCCGGCGCCTGGCCGGGCGTCTGGATCGAGGAGAAGGGCCGCGCGGTCGCCGTCCACACCCGCCGCGCCCTTGACCCGGAGGGCGCCTTCGAGGCACTCAAGGGCCCGCTGGGCGACCTCGCCACCCACCACGGCCTCGTCCTGGAGCCCGGCCGCATGGTCCTGGAGCTGCGGCCCCCGGGCATGGACAAGGGCGTCGCGCTCGAGGAGTACGTACGAGAGGTGGGCGCCGGGTCCGTGCTCTACGCGGGTGACGACCTGGGCGATCTGCCCGCCTTCGCCGCCGTCGAGAAGCTGCGCTCCGACGGCACCCCGGGCCTGCTGGTCCGCAGCGGTTCCACGGAGGTCCCGGAACTCACCGACCGCGCGGACCTCGCGGTCGCGGGCCCGTCGGGGGTGGTGGACTTCCTGGCCGCCCTCGCCGCGGCCGTACGGGAGGGCTGA
- a CDS encoding NAD(P)-dependent oxidoreductase, with protein MTTTPGEKTPVTLLGLGAMGTALARAWLAAGHPLTVWNRTPARAEPLAAEGAKVAGTAAEAVAASSLIVVCLLDDASVEETLAGTDLTGKDVVDLVTGTPAEARDRAAWAEERGARHLDGGIMAVPPMIGVPEAGGYVFYSGSRELFEEHEATLAVPAGTRYVGEDAGFAALHDVALLSAMYGMFAGVAHAFALIRREDIDPVAFAPLLGDWIGAMAGASVGQTARQLRSGDYTTGVVSNLAMQVAGTPTFMDTAAGQGVSPELLAPYFALMRRRLDVGSGEEDLTGLVDLLVHEG; from the coding sequence ATGACAACGACCCCCGGGGAGAAGACCCCCGTCACCCTGCTCGGCCTCGGCGCCATGGGAACCGCCCTCGCCCGCGCCTGGCTCGCCGCCGGGCATCCGCTCACCGTCTGGAACCGCACCCCGGCCCGCGCCGAGCCGCTCGCCGCCGAGGGCGCGAAGGTCGCCGGCACCGCCGCCGAGGCGGTCGCGGCGAGCAGCCTGATCGTCGTCTGCCTCCTCGACGACGCCTCCGTCGAGGAGACCCTCGCGGGCACCGACCTGACCGGCAAGGACGTGGTCGACCTGGTCACCGGCACGCCCGCCGAGGCCCGCGACCGGGCCGCGTGGGCCGAGGAGCGGGGCGCCCGCCACCTGGACGGCGGCATCATGGCCGTCCCTCCGATGATCGGCGTCCCGGAGGCCGGCGGCTACGTCTTCTACAGCGGCTCGCGGGAGCTGTTCGAGGAGCACGAGGCGACCCTGGCCGTCCCGGCGGGGACCAGGTACGTCGGGGAGGACGCGGGCTTCGCGGCCCTCCACGACGTGGCCCTGCTCAGCGCGATGTACGGGATGTTCGCCGGGGTCGCGCACGCCTTCGCCCTGATCCGGCGGGAGGACATCGACCCGGTCGCGTTCGCGCCGCTGCTCGGCGACTGGATCGGGGCGATGGCCGGCGCGTCGGTCGGGCAGACCGCCCGGCAGCTGAGGTCCGGCGACTACACCACCGGTGTGGTGTCGAACCTGGCGATGCAGGTGGCCGGCACACCCACCTTCATGGACACGGCCGCGGGGCAGGGTGTCAGCCCCGAACTCCTCGCCCCCTACTTCGCGCTGATGCGCCGTCGGCTCGACGTCGGCAGCGGCGAGGAGGACCTGACGGGCCTCGTGGACCTGCTGGTCCACGAGGGCTGA
- a CDS encoding winged helix-turn-helix transcriptional regulator, whose protein sequence is MTTLNRPGAPDGHVCGIDTAMEIIGGKWKVLILWALHQRPYRRFGELRRLVPGITEKVLASHLRELEADGVVDRTSYDEVPPRVEYSLTEAGTRLNAALEPLAAWGRERAVG, encoded by the coding sequence ATGACGACGCTGAACCGGCCCGGCGCACCGGACGGGCACGTCTGCGGGATCGACACCGCGATGGAGATCATCGGCGGCAAGTGGAAGGTGCTCATCCTCTGGGCGCTGCACCAGCGGCCGTACCGCCGTTTCGGGGAGCTGCGGAGGCTGGTCCCGGGCATCACGGAGAAGGTCCTCGCCTCGCACCTGCGGGAGCTGGAGGCGGACGGCGTCGTCGACCGCACGTCGTACGACGAGGTGCCGCCGCGCGTCGAGTACTCCCTGACCGAGGCCGGCACCCGGCTCAACGCGGCCCTCGAACCCCTGGCCGCGTGGGGGCGGGAGCGGGCCGTCGGCTAG
- a CDS encoding alpha,alpha-trehalose-phosphate synthase (UDP-forming) — MASVLVASNRGPVSYVRGEDGELDTRRGGGGLVSGLSAVSSQGSLWVCAALGEGDREAVRRGIGEPGVRMLDIDPDVYADAYNGIANSVLWFLHHHLYETPREPVFDAEFRRRWASYRAYNRAFAEALAAEADEGAAVLVQDYHLALVPGMLRELRPDLRISHFTHTPWVSSEYLRMVPDDIVEELLWGMLGADELGFHTWGWASAFIRCCSGREDSTGTAQGVRPSGDPWHGVEWRRHGAGKGRTRVRAYPLGVDGDELRALAHRPEVDEALARLRAEVGERRTIVRVDRTELSKNILRGLLAYRELLTVHPEWRERVVHLASAYPSRQDLESYRAYTASVAGLAAEINAEFGTAGWQPVIVSVEDDFTRSLAAYRLADVALVNPVRDGMNLVAKEIPVVSDAGCALVLSTGAGAYQELREDALPVNPFDVSETAEALHTALAMPLPERADRTKRLAATATALPPQRWFLNQLDALREETP; from the coding sequence ATGGCATCTGTGCTCGTGGCATCCAACCGGGGACCCGTCTCGTACGTGCGCGGCGAGGACGGCGAGCTCGACACCCGCAGGGGCGGCGGCGGCCTGGTCTCCGGGCTGAGCGCCGTCTCCTCGCAGGGCAGCCTGTGGGTGTGCGCGGCGCTCGGCGAGGGAGACCGGGAGGCCGTCCGGCGCGGCATCGGCGAACCGGGCGTCCGCATGCTGGACATCGACCCGGACGTGTACGCCGACGCGTACAACGGCATCGCGAACTCGGTGCTCTGGTTCCTCCACCACCACCTGTACGAGACCCCGCGCGAGCCCGTCTTCGACGCGGAGTTCCGGCGCCGCTGGGCGTCGTACCGCGCCTACAACCGCGCCTTCGCCGAGGCCCTGGCCGCCGAGGCCGACGAAGGCGCGGCGGTCCTGGTGCAGGACTACCACCTGGCACTCGTCCCCGGGATGCTGCGGGAACTCCGCCCCGACCTGCGGATCAGCCACTTCACCCACACGCCGTGGGTGTCCTCCGAGTACCTGCGCATGGTGCCGGACGACATCGTCGAGGAACTCCTGTGGGGCATGCTCGGCGCCGACGAGCTGGGCTTCCACACCTGGGGATGGGCGTCGGCGTTCATCCGCTGCTGCTCCGGACGCGAGGACTCCACGGGCACGGCCCAGGGCGTCCGGCCGAGCGGCGACCCCTGGCACGGCGTGGAGTGGCGCCGCCACGGCGCCGGGAAGGGCCGCACCCGGGTCCGGGCGTACCCCCTGGGCGTCGACGGCGACGAGCTGCGGGCCCTGGCCCACCGCCCCGAGGTGGACGAGGCCCTCGCCCGGCTCCGTGCCGAGGTGGGCGAGCGCAGGACCATCGTCCGCGTCGACCGCACCGAGCTGTCGAAGAACATCCTGCGCGGCCTCCTCGCCTACCGGGAGCTGCTCACCGTCCACCCCGAGTGGCGCGAGCGGGTGGTCCATCTGGCCTCGGCGTACCCCTCCCGGCAGGACCTGGAGTCCTACCGCGCGTACACGGCCTCGGTGGCCGGGCTGGCCGCCGAGATCAACGCGGAGTTCGGCACGGCCGGCTGGCAGCCGGTGATCGTCTCCGTGGAGGACGACTTCACCCGCTCCCTCGCCGCGTACCGCCTGGCGGACGTGGCCCTGGTCAACCCGGTGCGCGACGGCATGAACCTGGTCGCCAAGGAGATACCGGTGGTCTCGGACGCGGGCTGCGCTCTGGTGCTGTCGACCGGCGCGGGCGCGTACCAGGAGCTGCGGGAGGACGCCCTCCCGGTGAACCCCTTCGACGTCTCGGAGACCGCCGAGGCCCTCCACACCGCCCTCGCGATGCCCCTGCCGGAACGAGCCGACCGCACGAAGCGCCTCGCGGCGACGGCGACGGCCCTGCCCCCGCAGCGCTGGTTCCTGAACCAGCTGGACGCCCTGCGGGAGGAGACGCCCTAG
- a CDS encoding DUF7927 domain-containing protein, with product MRFRQPHLGRVATVIGLLAGSLAFTAAGPAAADVVEPFGKRYDASLYGDFTMIGNTVMGCPAAPADPAARCATAASGQGPDSDNTFVMRRIDAGALGSDYGSSTGRVRIPAGAEVAYARLFWGGNDGTYKGPGGAPLKRCDISGTDGPRSPGDPTTTTPVIKVGAGPVTPVSIDSMVADPADAEGPHWYTGESDVTAAFAGTSGTDAQVAVGNIWASDGKGCVAGWSLTVVHRFPGPDPVRAPERRQVHVYGGHVLQRSTSPATTVTVDGFHRIGGRARAGVTAYEGDRNTPGDAFLVDGKNVTEPRSGNTDNFFIGGADGAVAPGPVDNLSIDAKSFDLPDGAVPQGATSADLTFSTRGDAYVPSALAFSVPVPDLEITKTASPRAVKPGDTVTYTITARNTGTLDYPNATFGDDLTGILDDADYRGDVRTDLGTATYTAPGIGYVGTVPAGKTATVTYSVKIKDPVAGDGLLRTRVVAGTPRSNCGAGSEDPACGAAPKLDRPKTAPRPTPTPSPVDPTPTPVDPTPTPADPEPARVGPTPAAAPAGAAPAPPAPGPHGNAAGGSMAETGGNGERLWLLGALGLALAATGLVAKAAMRGRREG from the coding sequence ATGCGCTTCAGACAACCTCACCTGGGCAGGGTGGCGACGGTCATCGGCCTCCTCGCGGGCTCGCTCGCGTTCACGGCGGCGGGGCCGGCCGCGGCGGACGTGGTCGAGCCCTTCGGCAAGCGGTACGACGCGTCGTTGTACGGCGACTTCACGATGATCGGCAACACGGTCATGGGCTGCCCGGCGGCCCCCGCCGACCCGGCCGCCCGCTGCGCGACGGCGGCGAGCGGCCAGGGCCCGGACAGCGACAACACCTTCGTGATGCGGCGGATCGACGCCGGCGCCCTGGGGAGCGACTACGGCTCCAGCACCGGCCGGGTGCGGATCCCGGCGGGCGCGGAGGTGGCGTACGCCCGGCTCTTCTGGGGCGGCAACGACGGCACGTACAAGGGGCCGGGCGGGGCGCCGCTGAAGCGCTGCGACATCTCCGGCACCGATGGCCCGCGCTCGCCCGGCGATCCCACGACGACCACCCCGGTGATCAAGGTCGGCGCGGGTCCCGTGACCCCGGTCTCGATCGACAGCATGGTCGCCGACCCGGCCGACGCCGAGGGCCCGCACTGGTACACGGGCGAGTCGGACGTGACGGCCGCGTTCGCGGGCACGTCGGGGACGGACGCGCAGGTGGCCGTCGGCAACATCTGGGCGTCCGACGGCAAGGGCTGCGTCGCGGGCTGGTCGCTGACCGTCGTGCACAGGTTCCCCGGGCCGGACCCGGTCCGCGCGCCCGAGCGGCGCCAGGTGCACGTGTACGGCGGGCACGTCCTCCAGCGCTCGACGTCCCCGGCGACCACGGTCACCGTGGACGGCTTCCACCGGATCGGGGGCAGGGCGCGGGCCGGCGTCACCGCGTACGAGGGCGACCGGAACACCCCTGGTGACGCCTTCCTCGTCGACGGCAAGAACGTCACCGAGCCCCGCTCGGGCAACACCGACAACTTCTTCATCGGCGGGGCCGACGGTGCCGTCGCCCCCGGGCCGGTCGACAACCTGAGCATCGACGCGAAGTCCTTCGACCTCCCCGACGGTGCCGTCCCCCAGGGCGCCACCTCGGCCGACCTGACCTTCTCGACGCGCGGAGACGCCTACGTGCCCTCCGCGCTGGCCTTCTCGGTGCCCGTCCCCGACCTGGAGATCACCAAGACGGCGAGCCCGCGCGCCGTGAAGCCGGGCGACACCGTCACGTACACGATCACGGCGAGGAACACCGGCACGCTCGACTACCCGAACGCCACGTTCGGCGACGACCTGACCGGGATCCTCGACGACGCCGACTACCGGGGCGACGTAAGGACGGACCTGGGCACGGCGACGTACACGGCGCCGGGAATCGGGTACGTGGGAACCGTCCCGGCCGGGAAGACCGCGACCGTCACCTACTCGGTGAAGATCAAGGACCCGGTGGCCGGGGACGGCCTCCTCCGCACCCGCGTGGTGGCCGGGACACCCCGCTCCAACTGCGGAGCCGGCAGCGAGGACCCGGCCTGCGGGGCGGCACCGAAGCTCGACAGGCCGAAGACGGCGCCCAGACCGACCCCGACACCGAGCCCGGTGGATCCGACCCCTACGCCGGTGGACCCCACGCCCACGCCCGCGGACCCGGAACCGGCCCGGGTCGGGCCCACGCCCGCCGCGGCCCCCGCCGGGGCCGCCCCCGCGCCCCCGGCCCCCGGGCCCCACGGGAACGCCGCCGGCGGCTCGATGGCCGAGACCGGCGGCAACGGCGAGCGGCTGTGGCTGCTGGGCGCCCTGGGCCTCGCCCTCGCGGCGACCGGCCTGGTCGCGAAGGCGGCGATGCGCGGCCGGCGCGAGGGCTGA
- a CDS encoding glucosyl-3-phosphoglycerate synthase: MLEEVERWLDRRSWSVADRPLERILAAKRNTKVSVVLPALNEEATVGDIVAVIRRELMSEAVPLVDELVVIDSGSTDRTAEVAAAAGARVVARDAILPRIPAVPGKGEVLWRSLMVTTGDVVCFIDADLRDFSADFVSGIVGPLLTDPDVDFVKAMYDRPFGAEFDGVAAGRASGQGGRVTELVARPLLNLHWPRLAGFVQPLGGEYAARRSLLERLPFPVGYGVELGLLVDALHTVGLDALAQVDVGVRKHRHQDGLALGRMAAAIYRTAQLRLSRGHLVRPRLTQFERGEKGFEPRTYAVDTEERPPMAEIVEYARRRVA; this comes from the coding sequence GTGCTGGAAGAGGTGGAGCGCTGGCTGGACCGGCGGTCCTGGTCCGTGGCGGACCGGCCGCTGGAGCGGATCCTCGCCGCGAAGCGGAACACGAAGGTCAGCGTCGTCCTGCCGGCGCTGAACGAGGAGGCGACGGTGGGTGACATCGTCGCCGTGATCCGGCGCGAGCTGATGTCGGAGGCGGTGCCGCTCGTCGACGAGCTGGTGGTGATCGACTCGGGCTCCACGGACCGTACGGCGGAGGTGGCGGCCGCGGCCGGGGCGCGGGTGGTCGCGCGGGACGCGATACTCCCCCGGATACCGGCCGTGCCGGGCAAGGGCGAGGTCCTGTGGCGGTCGCTGATGGTGACGACCGGGGACGTCGTGTGCTTCATCGACGCGGACCTGCGGGACTTCTCGGCGGACTTCGTGTCGGGGATCGTGGGCCCGCTGCTGACGGACCCGGACGTGGACTTCGTGAAGGCGATGTACGACCGCCCGTTCGGCGCCGAGTTCGACGGGGTCGCCGCCGGCAGGGCTTCCGGCCAAGGGGGTCGGGTGACGGAGCTGGTGGCCCGCCCGCTCCTCAATCTGCACTGGCCGCGGCTGGCCGGCTTCGTCCAGCCGCTGGGCGGCGAGTACGCGGCGCGCCGGTCCCTGCTCGAACGGCTGCCCTTCCCGGTCGGGTACGGGGTGGAGCTCGGTCTGCTCGTGGACGCGCTGCACACGGTGGGTCTGGACGCGCTCGCGCAGGTGGACGTGGGGGTGCGCAAGCACCGGCACCAGGACGGTCTCGCGCTGGGCAGGATGGCGGCGGCGATCTACCGGACGGCGCAGCTGCGGCTGTCGCGGGGGCATCTGGTGCGGCCGCGGCTGACGCAGTTCGAGCGGGGTGAGAAGGGCTTCGAGCCGCGGACGTACGCGGTGGACACGGAGGAGCGGCCGCCGATGGCGGAGATCGTGGAGTACGCCCGCCGCCGCGTGGCGTAA
- the thrC gene encoding threonine synthase: MRRKGLASMAVQTVTPATSVDLGPASGLSCRECGEIFPLGPIFACELCFGPLEVAYDLPTGDPEALRKQIEAGPANIWRYAPLLPVPADVADKPNLNPGWTKLVQADNLAREIGVAPGKLFVKDDSGNPTHSFKDRVVAQAIEAARAFGFTTLSCSSTGNLAGAVGAAAARAGFRSCVFIPHDLEQGKVVMAGVYGGDLVAIEGNYDDVNRFCSELIGDPLGEGWGFVNVNLRPYYGEGSKTLAYEICEQLGWVIPDQLVIPIASGSQLTKIDKGLQELIKLGLVEDKPYKIFGAQAEGCSPVSVAFKAGHDVVRPQKPNTIAKSLAIGNPADGPYVLDIARRTGGAVEDVNDEQVVDAIKLLAQTEGIFAETAGGVTVGVARKLVENGLIDPNLTTVVLNTGDGLKTLDAVADTSQATVTIRPSLDAFRDAGLAL; encoded by the coding sequence ATGAGGAGAAAGGGCCTCGCCTCCATGGCTGTACAGACTGTTACCCCCGCCACTTCGGTCGACCTCGGTCCCGCGTCCGGGCTTTCCTGTCGCGAGTGCGGTGAAATCTTCCCGCTCGGCCCGATCTTCGCCTGCGAGCTGTGTTTCGGACCGCTCGAAGTCGCGTACGACCTCCCCACCGGCGACCCCGAGGCGCTGCGCAAGCAGATCGAGGCCGGCCCCGCCAACATCTGGCGCTACGCCCCGCTGCTGCCCGTCCCCGCCGACGTCGCCGACAAGCCCAACCTGAACCCGGGCTGGACCAAGCTCGTCCAGGCCGACAACCTCGCCCGCGAGATCGGCGTCGCCCCCGGCAAGCTGTTCGTCAAGGACGACTCCGGCAACCCGACCCACTCCTTCAAGGACCGGGTCGTCGCCCAGGCCATCGAGGCCGCCCGCGCCTTCGGCTTCACCACCCTCTCCTGCTCCTCCACCGGCAACCTGGCCGGGGCCGTCGGCGCCGCGGCCGCCCGCGCCGGCTTCCGCTCCTGCGTCTTCATCCCGCACGACCTGGAGCAGGGCAAGGTCGTCATGGCCGGTGTCTACGGCGGCGACCTCGTTGCCATCGAGGGCAACTACGACGACGTCAACCGCTTCTGCTCCGAACTCATCGGCGACCCGCTGGGCGAGGGCTGGGGCTTCGTCAACGTCAACCTCCGCCCGTACTACGGCGAGGGCTCCAAGACGCTGGCGTACGAGATCTGCGAGCAGCTCGGCTGGGTCATCCCCGACCAGCTCGTCATCCCGATCGCCTCCGGCTCCCAGCTCACGAAGATCGACAAGGGGCTCCAGGAGCTCATCAAGCTGGGCCTCGTCGAGGACAAGCCGTACAAGATCTTCGGTGCCCAGGCCGAGGGCTGCTCCCCGGTGTCGGTGGCCTTCAAGGCCGGCCACGACGTCGTACGGCCCCAGAAGCCGAACACGATCGCCAAGTCGCTCGCGATCGGCAACCCGGCCGACGGCCCGTACGTCCTCGACATCGCCCGCCGCACCGGCGGCGCCGTGGAGGACGTGAACGACGAGCAGGTCGTGGACGCGATCAAGCTCCTCGCGCAGACCGAGGGCATCTTCGCCGAGACCGCGGGCGGCGTGACCGTCGGCGTCGCGAGGAAGCTCGTCGAGAACGGGCTGATCGACCCGAACCTCACCACCGTCGTCCTCAACACCGGCGACGGACTCAAGACCCTGGACGCGGTGGCCGACACCTCTCAGGCGACCGTCACCATCCGCCCGAGCCTGGACGCGTTCCGCGACGCCGGCCTGGCCCTCTGA
- a CDS encoding MoaD/ThiS family protein, whose amino-acid sequence MAVNVRIPTILRTYTGGQSEVQAEGTTLAEVIADLEKNHTGIAARVLDDQGKLRRFVNVYVNDDDVRFEQGLETATPAGAGVSIIPAVAGGC is encoded by the coding sequence ATGGCCGTGAACGTCCGCATCCCCACCATCCTCCGCACCTACACGGGCGGGCAGTCCGAGGTCCAGGCCGAGGGCACGACCCTCGCCGAGGTCATCGCGGACCTGGAGAAGAACCACACCGGCATCGCCGCCCGCGTCCTGGACGACCAGGGCAAGCTGCGCCGCTTCGTCAACGTCTACGTGAACGACGACGACGTGCGCTTCGAGCAGGGCCTGGAGACGGCCACCCCGGCCGGCGCCGGCGTCTCGATCATCCCGGCCGTCGCCGGAGGCTGCTGA
- a CDS encoding cold-shock protein: MAQGTVKWFNAEKGYGFIAVDGGADVFVHYSAIQMDGYRSLEEGQRVEFEISQGQKGPQADMVKLAV; the protein is encoded by the coding sequence ATGGCTCAGGGCACCGTCAAGTGGTTCAACGCGGAGAAGGGCTACGGCTTCATCGCGGTCGACGGTGGTGCGGATGTTTTCGTCCACTACAGCGCGATCCAGATGGATGGCTACCGCAGCCTCGAAGAGGGACAGCGAGTCGAGTTCGAGATCTCGCAGGGCCAGAAGGGTCCGCAGGCGGACATGGTCAAGCTCGCCGTCTGA